AATATAGTTTAAAGTTAATTTGATTGGTTACAGTTGGTAGCACTAACTGTAGAATAACAAAAGATGTCAAATTGAGAATGCACTAAAACGatctaattaattatttagaactAATAGCTTggcaaattaaataaaatattttaaatacttaaGCGGACACGATACAAATAGGGGTTTCCTGAACAATTTACACCtttataacaataaatGGTAGAATATGGGATCACTTAATTCGCCTCAACTGAATGTATATGGCTGCCACAATTGCAGCTGTTTAGTAAGATACAATGCTCACTGTTATACATCAATTGAGAACTCACTAATTCAATCTATCGCCAaataaaacattttttatatcaataattttatacatgTAATAACTTCTGGAGTCCATGCTAATTTTTGTCAATGAATCTTCATAAGATATGTAGTTGAATGAGAGTATTGAGAAATCCAGTGGGGTACAGCATTGATTAAACGATTTCACAGAGAATCTTATGGATGTAGGCTACTTCTAATGCAACAACTTCTCAACAACTGTAAGTATGATGCTTTACACACTCTATTCATGCCTCCTTGTACTAACTTAGGTGCGTTGCGGAAGAATTATGTATCCACTCTGAATAGCATAATTTTTTcgccaaaattttcaactaAAGGAATGAATAACCCCTTCGATAGACTCATCACCAAACTAGAAGGCACAGATAAGTATTTTTACGACTACAAAGGTATATAGCACTTTATTCAGCATTGCAAGACTCTAGGATAAATAAGTTACCCTTCTCCATCAGAATACTACTAGAATCCGCAATTAGGAATTGTGATGGATTGGGCACGAGCCAGAGTGatgttgaaaaaattttgtctTGGTCTCCCAGTCAATCAGTGCCTCAGGAAATCCCTTTCACTCCGGCACGCGTTCTATTGCAAGACTTTACGTAGTAACAGACTAATTTAGTGGAGTTCCAGCCATTGTAGATCTGGCTTCTATGCGTGAATACATCGCAACTACTGGATCTGATcctaaaaaaataaatccACTGGTACCAGTGGATCTAGTGATTGACCATTCAGTGCAAGTGGATTACAGTCGTTCAGCAGATTCTGTTATTAAGAACCAAGAGATGGAAATGTATAGGAACCATGAGCGATTTAAATTCTTGAAATGGGGAGCAAACGCGTTTAGAAACGTTAGAATTGTACCGCCTGGATCAGGCATTGTACATCAGGTAGCCCATTATTAGTTACATAGATAAATCTTGAGTATTTAGCTCGTTGTGTCTTTGACAACAATGGCATGCTTTATCCAGATTCACTCGTAGGTACTGACTCTCATACTACTATGATAAATGGACTTGGCGTTTTAGGTTGGGGCGTTGGCGGCATTGAAGCTGAGGCTACTATGCTAGGTCAGGTAAAATTAGACAGTTATTTAGAGTATTTCAATGCTTTTGCCGGATGTAGTAGGATTTGAGCTCACTGGAGCACCCTCTCCTAATGTATTCGCCACAGATATCGTGTTGGCAATAACTTCCAAATTGCGGTCGGGTCTCGGTGTTGTTGGTAAGTTTGTTGAGTTTTGGGGGGATGGACTTAAGCATCTTTCGCTAGCAGACCGCACCACCATTTCTAATATGGCCCCTGAATATGGGTAACCCACACTTTATGTAGTGCAACTATTGGTTTCTTTCCCATTGATTCCATCACACTTGACTATATGAAGCAAACTGGACGTAGCACAGATAATGTGGATttgattgaaaaatatgttaaatCTGCACTGTTATTTTGCGAAGGCATTGAATCATTCTctgaaattaaatactcGATCAACTACAAACTTAACTTGAGTGAACTAAAACCCAGTGTTGCTGGGCCTAAACGGCCACATGACAATATCATCCTGTCGCaggttaaaaatgattttcaGGTTTACAATCTTGCCATGTAGATATGTTTAACATCTCCCCTTGGATTCAAGGGTTACGCCTTGGACAAGAAATCCAACCCTTCTAAACTGGAGTTAGATGGCAATACCTACGAGCTAGATCACGGTTCGATCGTTATAGCGGCTATCACCAGCTGCACCAACACTAGCAATCCTAGTGTTATGATAGCAGCAGGACTGCTAGCTAAGAATGCCTATGAAAAGGGTCTCAAAGTCAAACCGTTTGTTAAAACTTCACTGTCACCAGGATCAAAAACAGtgaatgaatatttacaaattagtGGCCTCACTCCATATCTCGAGGGACTAGGTTTTCATGTAACGGGTACATAATCTGTGTAATTTAGGCTATGGGTGCATGACTTGCATTGGCAACAGCGGAGATATAGACCCCCGCATTGC
The DNA window shown above is from Babesia microti strain RI chromosome III, complete genome and carries:
- a CDS encoding aconitate hydratase 1 (overlaps_old_locusTagID:BBM_III04870) produces the protein MQQLLNNCALRKNYVSTLNSIIFSPKFSTKGMNNPFDRLITKLEGTDKYFYDYKALQDSRINKLPFSIRILLESAIRNCDGLGTSQSDVEKILSWSPSQSVPQEIPFTPARVLLQDFTGVPAIVDLASMREYIATTGSDPKKINPLVPVDLVIDHSVQVDYSRSADSVIKNQEMEMYRNHERFKFLKWGANAFRNVRIVPPGSGIVHQINLEYLARCVFDNNGMLYPDSLVGTDSHTTMINGLGVLGWGVGGIEAEATMLGQSISMLLPDVVGFELTGAPSPNVFATDIVLAITSKLRSGLGVVGKFVEFWGDGLKHLSLADRTTISNMAPEYGATIGFFPIDSITLDYMKQTGRSTDNVDLIEKYVKSALLFCEGIESFSEIKYSINYKLNLSELKPSVAGPKRPHDNIILSQVKNDFQICLTSPLGFKGYALDKKSNPSKLELDGNTYELDHGSIVIAAITSCTNTSNPSVMIAAGLLAKNAYEKGLKVKPFVKTSLSPGSKTVNEYLQISGLTPYLEGLGFHVTGYGCMTCIGNSGDIDPRIAKVISENKLVAVSVLSGNRNFEGRIHPLTRANFLASPPLVVAYALAGKINIDFDTEPIGYSSDNKPVYLRDIMPRKEEISEIENKHIKADLFNSIYKNLSRGSTSWQSLDVPQSELYPWDPDSTYIKNPPFFDNVSYMKKIEPIRDASIFLWLGDSVTTDHISPAGNISKTSPAAKYLESRGISPRDFNSYGSRRGNDEIMRRGTFANIRLINQLCPSDGPKTVYHPSGEVMSVFDAAEKYNQSSTPLVIIAGKDYGSGSSRDWAAKGTALLGVKCIIAESFERIHRTNLVGMGILPLQYQSKTSLKNIICPSTEKLTIELPENIVPGQMIKITTSGGKYFQAKCRIDTALEVEYYKSGGILQYVLMNMSKHV